The following coding sequences lie in one Candidatus Eremiobacterota bacterium genomic window:
- a CDS encoding prepilin peptidase encodes MIVTAAAAIFFGALAIMGALAGRAICAGVEPAADGPATGTPPYAVLVVGSALIGGFLLAAKFTPLEIGIAAIVLFALVACWCTDVICGMVPDAFTLVPLAALLLFSFAQHDWWIAFSAAIAFAPFAVAALFTRGYGMGWGDAKLVALCGAALGAPVAAMALAVACAAAVVGYRLAGAARSPIAFAPYIAAATAVALPLGLAH; translated from the coding sequence ATGATCGTCACGGCGGCCGCCGCCATTTTTTTTGGCGCGCTCGCGATCATGGGCGCGCTCGCCGGCCGCGCCATCTGCGCGGGCGTCGAACCGGCCGCTGACGGGCCCGCCACGGGGACGCCTCCGTACGCCGTGCTCGTTGTCGGCAGTGCGCTCATCGGTGGATTTTTGCTGGCGGCCAAGTTCACGCCGCTTGAAATCGGCATCGCGGCCATCGTGCTCTTCGCTTTGGTGGCGTGCTGGTGTACCGACGTCATTTGCGGGATGGTTCCCGATGCGTTCACCTTGGTTCCGCTGGCTGCGTTGCTGCTCTTCTCCTTCGCTCAGCACGACTGGTGGATCGCGTTCTCGGCAGCGATTGCGTTCGCCCCCTTCGCCGTTGCAGCGTTGTTCACGCGCGGTTACGGCATGGGCTGGGGTGACGCCAAACTGGTCGCACTCTGCGGTGCCGCCTTGGGCGCGCCGGTTGCGGCCATGGCGCTCGCCGTCGCTTGCGCGGCGGCGGTGGTCGGCTACCGCCTGGCGGGGGCGGCACGATCGCCAATCGCCTTCGCACCGTACATAGCGGCGGCGACCGCGGTCGCGTTACCACTCGGACTCGCGCACTGA
- a CDS encoding DUF2142 domain-containing protein: MARIAALTVILLSGALSTIWVFRVPIFQAPDEPAHFDYAISLASAGRLIGLGDGKPAWIVSPYTKYLMRASDFDRIVWRTSMHVAPDYGTRAYFARADAAAPNVRSYESPKGRISYITALYPFGFYGLEAIWMRTVAALTGSLTAVFFSARILCVLLTTIGLYFNYRTAINLGVPRWTSVALTGAIGFFPLTSFVASYVQPDNLSYALVSAALFFTTELGRRARLSIVTVLGLVLGLLAVTKVQFFLSAALPIALFVLVRLKRLATNLRQRVLLFSLLLAPSVILRVVQHSMVDRAGAALGAAAPTTVNLEYFRNVMTGGFAATLGYAASETLRALTDFLITGGSAATFWQTIGWVDTPIVIVNPGVEFWLRAAIGLIGLAVLVTICVRLARNGVALLALSWRGYARSAMRIATADPVLNSYLCFAALMLVLYVLSHNVFGAEGRHWYPYIFPTMLCFVWYAPRALRKRHLRMSAALACVLLAYSLVAAGYALADLNARYYGPQTARYVTTLPEPSRVSADPDGILWPILSADYHVSDGSPQFAYVRGSRLLADGSALMLGLKTVPSTVAVVVDSRMPMPVLANQYLYPIAEATHSLASGYSGFYAPIDTTNLSEGAHSVRAYALIPNQQRYAIVPPTRLFFITGDAGRFSHATLRQLLTARSVPGSLRNDGKCRGDVALVAGRLARPSPRVSAIWILAQDRPFPARYRRSDGSFTATIPSSGLSGGVARITAFAMLSDSLNSLRIAQSAVLAINESDREAHVLPQRPAECDDPLAEMAQ; the protein is encoded by the coding sequence ATGGCCAGGATCGCCGCGCTGACCGTCATTCTCCTGAGCGGCGCGCTGAGCACGATTTGGGTCTTTCGCGTTCCGATTTTTCAAGCGCCCGACGAGCCGGCGCATTTCGACTACGCGATCTCGCTCGCGAGCGCCGGCCGGCTCATCGGCTTGGGCGACGGTAAACCGGCGTGGATTGTCAGTCCGTACACGAAATATCTCATGCGCGCTTCCGATTTCGATCGCATCGTCTGGCGAACGTCGATGCACGTCGCGCCCGATTACGGCACGCGGGCGTATTTCGCTCGCGCCGATGCGGCGGCGCCCAATGTGCGATCGTACGAATCGCCCAAAGGACGAATCAGCTACATTACCGCGCTCTATCCGTTCGGGTTCTATGGCCTCGAAGCGATTTGGATGCGCACCGTCGCGGCTTTGACCGGGTCGTTGACGGCAGTCTTCTTCTCGGCGCGAATACTCTGCGTTCTGCTAACGACGATCGGGCTCTATTTCAACTATCGCACCGCAATCAATCTCGGAGTTCCGCGGTGGACCAGCGTCGCGCTGACCGGCGCGATCGGTTTCTTTCCGCTGACCTCGTTCGTTGCATCGTACGTGCAGCCCGACAATCTCTCGTACGCACTGGTTTCGGCTGCGCTCTTCTTCACGACCGAACTCGGTCGCAGGGCTCGACTCTCCATTGTCACCGTGCTCGGTCTAGTGCTTGGCCTGCTCGCGGTGACGAAGGTTCAATTCTTCTTGAGCGCCGCGTTGCCGATCGCACTCTTCGTCCTGGTCCGACTGAAGCGGCTTGCGACGAATCTACGACAGCGCGTCCTTCTCTTTTCGCTCCTGCTGGCGCCGTCCGTTATTCTGCGGGTGGTACAGCACTCGATGGTCGACCGTGCCGGCGCGGCACTCGGCGCGGCAGCCCCGACGACGGTGAACCTCGAGTATTTCCGCAACGTCATGACCGGCGGTTTCGCGGCCACCTTAGGATACGCCGCATCCGAAACATTGCGCGCGCTCACCGACTTCCTTATTACCGGCGGCTCGGCCGCAACGTTCTGGCAGACGATCGGCTGGGTCGATACTCCGATCGTGATCGTCAATCCCGGCGTGGAGTTTTGGCTGCGCGCGGCCATCGGGCTGATCGGGCTCGCGGTCCTCGTTACGATCTGCGTGCGTCTGGCTCGAAACGGCGTCGCGCTACTCGCGCTGAGCTGGCGGGGCTACGCGCGATCGGCAATGCGCATCGCAACCGCCGATCCCGTGCTGAACAGCTACTTGTGCTTTGCCGCGCTCATGCTTGTCCTCTACGTCCTCTCGCACAACGTTTTTGGCGCAGAAGGCCGCCACTGGTATCCGTACATTTTCCCGACGATGCTCTGCTTCGTTTGGTACGCGCCGCGCGCGTTGCGCAAGCGCCACCTTCGCATGAGCGCCGCGCTCGCGTGCGTTTTGCTGGCCTATTCACTCGTTGCGGCGGGCTACGCCCTGGCCGATCTCAACGCCCGTTACTACGGTCCGCAAACGGCGCGGTACGTGACGACCCTGCCCGAGCCATCGCGCGTTTCTGCAGATCCCGACGGAATTCTCTGGCCGATCCTCAGCGCCGATTATCACGTGAGCGACGGTTCGCCGCAGTTTGCTTATGTGCGCGGCTCAAGGCTGCTCGCCGACGGCTCGGCTCTGATGTTGGGGCTGAAAACCGTACCGTCGACGGTCGCGGTCGTGGTTGACTCGCGGATGCCCATGCCCGTCCTGGCCAACCAGTATCTCTATCCAATTGCCGAGGCGACGCACAGTTTGGCCTCCGGCTACAGCGGGTTTTACGCGCCGATTGACACGACGAACTTGAGCGAAGGCGCGCACAGCGTCCGAGCATACGCACTTATTCCAAATCAGCAACGATACGCGATCGTTCCGCCGACGCGCCTTTTCTTCATCACCGGGGACGCCGGCAGATTCTCCCACGCCACGCTCCGTCAACTTCTCACCGCACGCTCCGTGCCGGGAAGCCTGAGAAACGACGGCAAGTGCCGCGGCGACGTCGCGCTCGTGGCCGGCCGGCTGGCGCGCCCGTCACCGCGCGTCTCGGCGATCTGGATTCTCGCCCAAGACCGGCCCTTTCCGGCGCGATATCGCCGATCCGACGGCTCGTTTACGGCAACGATTCCAAGCTCCGGCTTGAGCGGGGGCGTCGCGCGAATAACCGCATTTGCCATGCTCTCAGATTCGCTCAATTCACTTCGAATAGCTCAAAGCGCCGTTCTAGCTATCAACGAGTCCGATCGAGAGGCGCATGTTCTGCCACAGCGTCCGGCCGAATGCGACGATCCGTTGGCGGAGATGGCACAATGA
- a CDS encoding DUF882 domain-containing protein, translating to MKRPGFLRALAGAALAGMSPRAIAAAVPRNKSRMLWLRHQDGDEVVAPFCVDGRTVYLPGYQRICWLLRDRHVDSSQGYVRFDIVEIEVLWEVQHALALLGVLKPLVITSGYRTLQTNEATEGAARNSMHLYAKAADMYVDGVSTRDLFDVCWSRALAGGMGYYDDHVHVDSGTRRWWVGEVPIPSFEPSEQG from the coding sequence ATGAAGCGGCCGGGTTTCTTGCGCGCGCTTGCGGGGGCCGCGCTCGCCGGGATGTCGCCTCGTGCTATCGCCGCCGCCGTGCCACGGAATAAATCCCGAATGTTGTGGCTTCGCCATCAAGATGGCGACGAGGTCGTCGCACCATTCTGCGTTGACGGCCGAACCGTCTATCTTCCCGGCTACCAACGGATCTGCTGGCTATTGCGCGATCGACACGTGGACAGCTCGCAGGGATACGTTCGCTTTGACATCGTCGAAATCGAAGTGCTGTGGGAAGTCCAGCACGCGCTGGCGTTGCTCGGGGTGCTCAAACCACTGGTGATTACCAGCGGCTATCGCACCTTGCAGACAAATGAGGCGACCGAAGGCGCGGCTCGCAACAGCATGCATCTCTATGCAAAAGCCGCCGATATGTATGTGGACGGCGTTTCGACGCGCGACCTCTTCGACGTTTGCTGGTCGCGAGCGCTCGCCGGCGGCATGGGATACTACGACGATCACGTCCACGTCGATTCTGGGACGCGGCGATGGTGGGTCGGCGAGGTCCCGATTCCGTCCTTCGAACCAAGCGAGCAAGGGTAG
- a CDS encoding glycosyltransferase: MSVVLPVFNGERYVAKTIDSILAQSYANFEFLILDDGSYDCTPAILAAYAQRDPRIRLLRHENRGVGLTLNRALTEARGRFIGLIGADDIATPDRFAKQIQYLEEHPQCVLVGSYLRIIDADDRPIGLRKYPTTDREIRKRMLLYNPVGGPCMAYRRDDAIAAGGYTSRFWTCEDYDFFLRLAKRGKIANLPEPLVSYRLHQGATKATSTLRQLRDTLATKRAAYHEYGYRQSLSARAVGVAQQAMTYAPPRMIYWLFAKLAVGREHE, translated from the coding sequence TTGAGCGTCGTGCTCCCGGTATTCAACGGCGAGCGCTACGTCGCCAAGACGATCGATAGCATCCTCGCGCAGTCGTACGCGAACTTCGAATTCCTGATTCTCGACGATGGCTCGTACGATTGTACGCCGGCCATTTTGGCCGCCTACGCCCAACGCGACCCTCGAATCCGGCTTCTACGCCATGAGAATCGAGGCGTCGGCCTCACGCTCAACCGGGCACTCACGGAGGCACGCGGGCGTTTTATCGGGCTCATCGGCGCCGACGACATCGCTACGCCCGACCGATTTGCCAAGCAAATCCAGTATTTGGAAGAGCATCCGCAATGCGTTTTGGTCGGCAGCTACTTACGCATCATCGATGCCGATGACCGCCCGATCGGCTTGCGGAAGTACCCCACGACCGACCGAGAGATTCGAAAACGAATGCTGCTTTACAACCCGGTCGGCGGCCCGTGTATGGCGTATCGGCGGGATGATGCCATTGCAGCCGGCGGCTACACATCGCGTTTTTGGACGTGCGAGGACTACGACTTCTTCTTACGTCTGGCCAAGCGTGGAAAGATCGCGAATCTTCCCGAACCGCTGGTTTCGTACCGTCTGCACCAAGGCGCTACGAAGGCGACCTCGACCTTGCGGCAATTGCGCGACACGCTGGCCACGAAACGAGCCGCCTACCATGAATATGGCTACCGGCAATCGTTATCGGCGCGCGCGGTGGGAGTCGCACAGCAAGCCATGACCTATGCGCCGCCGCGCATGATCTATTGGCTCTTCGCTAAGCTCGCCGTCGGCCGCGAGCACGAATAG
- a CDS encoding DUF2304 domain-containing protein produces the protein MRLAPIIIVCLILTAVYAGTKRLSGLQSLIVLAVTALGILLVVFPNVSTRIANIFGVGRGADLVLYVALVGGLFVASNFYFRFKRHESVLIALARQSAIDHAHDPGTTSPARSAPDGKRTVEQIEKDSH, from the coding sequence GTGCGCTTGGCACCAATCATCATCGTCTGCCTCATCCTCACGGCCGTCTATGCCGGCACGAAGCGGCTTTCGGGTCTGCAAAGCCTGATCGTGCTTGCGGTCACCGCGCTTGGTATTCTGCTCGTCGTCTTTCCCAACGTCTCGACGCGAATCGCCAACATCTTCGGCGTGGGTCGCGGCGCCGATTTGGTACTCTACGTGGCGCTGGTCGGCGGCCTATTCGTTGCGTCGAATTTCTATTTTCGTTTCAAGCGCCATGAGTCGGTCTTGATTGCCTTAGCGCGGCAAAGCGCGATCGACCACGCGCACGACCCGGGCACGACGTCGCCGGCGCGATCAGCGCCTGACGGCAAGCGAACCGTAGAGCAAATCGAGAAGGATTCTCACTGA
- a CDS encoding glycosyltransferase family 2 protein — MKNRELWVVVPAYNEAASISAVLASLRGFGYDTVCVVNDGSTDQTAQLARAGGAHVLDHVTNLGQGAALQTGISYALARGADYICTFDADGQHAAGSIDDLLIELQRSGADIAVGSRFLYANASMPLARRLLLKAALIFTRVHARVKITDTHNGLRLLTRRAAEAIEIEQPGMAHASEILQKIGNRKLTLVEVPVTVAYTEYSKRKGQSGFESVRILLDLLYGSLAVRR, encoded by the coding sequence GTGAAGAATCGCGAGCTGTGGGTCGTCGTTCCCGCGTACAATGAGGCCGCGTCGATTTCTGCGGTTCTCGCTTCGCTGCGCGGGTTCGGCTACGATACGGTCTGCGTGGTCAACGATGGGTCGACCGACCAAACCGCGCAACTGGCGCGGGCCGGCGGTGCGCACGTCCTCGATCACGTGACCAACCTCGGCCAGGGCGCGGCGCTTCAGACGGGCATCAGCTACGCACTGGCACGCGGAGCAGATTACATTTGCACGTTCGATGCCGACGGGCAGCACGCGGCCGGATCGATCGACGATCTGCTCATCGAGTTGCAGCGCAGCGGTGCCGACATTGCCGTCGGCTCGCGGTTTTTGTACGCGAACGCCTCCATGCCGTTGGCGCGACGGCTGCTTCTCAAAGCCGCATTGATCTTTACCCGCGTGCATGCTCGCGTCAAAATCACCGACACTCACAACGGTCTGCGTCTGCTGACACGGCGCGCCGCGGAAGCGATCGAGATCGAGCAACCCGGTATGGCCCATGCCTCCGAGATACTGCAAAAGATCGGCAACCGTAAGCTTACGCTGGTCGAAGTTCCGGTTACCGTTGCTTATACGGAGTATTCGAAGCGCAAAGGCCAATCGGGATTTGAGTCAGTGAGAATCCTTCTCGATTTGCTCTACGGTTCGCTTGCCGTCAGGCGCTGA
- a CDS encoding DUF2029 domain-containing protein: MRSRWIGAAIVTATLLTFVLQTGVVARTGFLMGDFRAFYCAARVAAAGADPYRVEPLHSCEIAIGPTPFFDKNPGVAIPAPLPGYAIALLEPLAVFPFAVAATLWTALLVLAWLICVGALARFAGQRWEVTVAALGLCLGVISVPFGEIVPLAIGCICAAAYSAWRGDFRFAALFAGGAMIEPHLGLPVCLALAVWQPAARWPLAIVAAVLSALSLAALGPAVNAEYFAGVLPAHALSEVSRDTQLSLTAVLAHFGVAQSIAMRAGALWYVAMLALGVACAGTLAKKKRNDAFLICVPPAFAVFGGTFIHVTQIAAAVPAAMLVVGSAAPATGVAAIIALLLLVVPWVWAISPALIVAPLVPVGYLAWRYWNHSSVALLIAAIATAALLFGLSDLAIVVPHGGAHTVAAAIDARLAEASWSRFTQRSSTDSLAAWLLRLPTWGGLALLLGLLLRQADVLRFRLTISPAVALGIACTLLPIGAQFYADAAGDRLGIDVRAYYCAASAQRDGLNPYFARPMAACESRTAAPYYRPPPGVAVPSPYPPYALAFFRPFTFLPFEAAAVAWWAVLLGALAIAVSLLARLTKQSWLVAWAGVALSAGLTSFSAGNVAPLAVAALVLAAYAVANNRVALATAAMVMAMVEPHLALPAAVALFAGYPPIRTPLLAGFGLLGIVCIASAGVAQTVEYLFDVIPAHALSEVSRDNQYSLSSVVAAFGVPDASAAFFGGLSYALMTVLGVVVAVRLARQFAAPAMIALVPPAFALIGGSFVHTGEIAAAVPAALLLFAYAREYRAWIFAAVVLLAVPWMMATSAALFLAPVFPTAYLAYTLWRRERGIALAAAVASFATILALFAAAAVPWPHHVMAHVYPAIDPRLAEAGWREFVLGNSTNRPAMWLLRLPTWIGLLMLVVPAVALAGHKRVPRSETQLRLTGLRA; the protein is encoded by the coding sequence GTGAGGAGCCGCTGGATCGGTGCGGCCATCGTTACGGCAACTCTGTTGACGTTCGTCTTACAAACCGGTGTTGTTGCGCGCACCGGTTTTTTGATGGGCGACTTTCGCGCGTTCTATTGCGCGGCGCGGGTCGCCGCCGCGGGCGCGGACCCGTATCGCGTCGAGCCGCTGCACTCATGTGAAATCGCAATCGGCCCCACGCCATTCTTCGACAAAAACCCCGGTGTCGCGATTCCCGCGCCGTTACCCGGCTATGCGATTGCGCTCCTGGAGCCGTTGGCAGTCTTTCCGTTCGCGGTCGCCGCTACGCTCTGGACCGCATTGCTCGTGCTGGCATGGTTGATTTGCGTCGGCGCGCTGGCGCGGTTTGCCGGTCAACGGTGGGAAGTGACGGTCGCGGCTTTAGGACTCTGCCTCGGCGTAATCTCCGTTCCGTTCGGAGAGATTGTGCCGCTTGCAATTGGCTGCATTTGTGCGGCCGCCTATTCTGCGTGGCGTGGCGATTTTCGCTTTGCCGCGCTCTTTGCGGGCGGCGCCATGATCGAGCCCCATCTCGGTTTGCCGGTCTGTTTGGCGCTCGCGGTTTGGCAACCAGCGGCACGCTGGCCGCTTGCAATCGTCGCCGCGGTCCTGAGCGCTCTTTCGCTCGCGGCATTGGGCCCGGCGGTGAACGCGGAATATTTCGCGGGCGTGCTCCCCGCGCACGCCCTCTCGGAAGTGAGCAGAGACACGCAGCTGAGTTTGACAGCCGTGCTTGCGCACTTCGGCGTGGCCCAATCGATCGCAATGCGCGCGGGAGCCTTGTGGTACGTCGCGATGCTAGCACTCGGCGTGGCGTGCGCCGGAACGCTCGCGAAGAAGAAGCGCAACGACGCTTTTTTGATCTGCGTGCCGCCGGCCTTCGCCGTTTTCGGTGGCACGTTCATCCACGTCACCCAGATCGCTGCCGCGGTTCCGGCCGCGATGTTAGTCGTCGGATCGGCAGCTCCGGCCACGGGAGTCGCTGCGATCATCGCCCTGCTCCTGCTCGTCGTACCATGGGTCTGGGCGATTTCGCCGGCGCTCATCGTTGCGCCACTCGTGCCCGTCGGATATCTGGCGTGGCGCTATTGGAATCACAGTAGCGTTGCCTTGCTGATTGCCGCGATTGCGACCGCGGCGCTGCTCTTTGGTCTTAGCGATCTCGCAATCGTCGTGCCGCACGGCGGCGCCCACACCGTCGCTGCAGCCATCGATGCGCGTCTCGCCGAGGCCTCGTGGAGCCGCTTTACGCAGCGCAGTTCCACCGACTCGCTGGCCGCATGGCTTCTGCGATTGCCGACGTGGGGCGGCCTGGCGCTTTTGCTCGGATTGTTGCTTCGGCAAGCCGATGTGCTTCGTTTTCGCCTTACAATCTCTCCGGCGGTTGCGCTAGGCATAGCCTGCACGCTCCTACCGATCGGCGCGCAATTTTATGCTGACGCGGCCGGCGATCGCCTTGGTATTGACGTGCGCGCATATTATTGCGCGGCGTCGGCGCAGCGCGACGGACTCAATCCATATTTTGCCCGGCCGATGGCGGCCTGTGAAAGTCGCACTGCGGCGCCCTACTACCGTCCTCCGCCCGGCGTGGCCGTTCCGTCACCCTATCCGCCGTACGCCCTCGCATTTTTCAGGCCATTCACGTTCTTACCGTTCGAAGCGGCGGCGGTCGCCTGGTGGGCCGTACTTTTGGGAGCGCTCGCGATCGCGGTGTCGTTGCTTGCGCGCCTAACGAAACAGTCGTGGCTCGTCGCTTGGGCCGGCGTTGCGCTCTCGGCCGGATTGACGTCGTTCTCGGCGGGCAATGTCGCGCCGCTCGCGGTGGCCGCCCTCGTGCTTGCGGCGTATGCCGTTGCGAACAACCGCGTTGCGCTCGCCACCGCCGCCATGGTCATGGCGATGGTCGAGCCGCATCTCGCGTTACCGGCGGCCGTCGCGCTTTTCGCGGGTTATCCGCCGATACGCACGCCGCTGCTCGCCGGTTTTGGGCTCCTCGGTATCGTTTGCATTGCAAGCGCCGGCGTTGCCCAGACGGTGGAATACCTCTTCGACGTGATTCCGGCTCACGCGCTTTCCGAGGTTTCACGCGACAATCAATACAGTCTGTCGAGCGTCGTCGCCGCGTTCGGCGTTCCCGACGCTTCCGCCGCATTTTTCGGCGGTCTTTCCTATGCTCTCATGACCGTGCTGGGCGTGGTCGTGGCCGTGCGGCTCGCCCGGCAGTTCGCCGCCCCCGCGATGATCGCGCTCGTTCCACCGGCGTTTGCATTGATAGGAGGCTCGTTCGTGCACACGGGAGAGATCGCCGCGGCGGTTCCCGCCGCACTCCTGCTCTTCGCGTATGCGCGAGAATACCGTGCCTGGATCTTTGCCGCGGTCGTACTGCTCGCGGTTCCCTGGATGATGGCGACATCGGCGGCGCTCTTTCTCGCACCCGTTTTTCCGACCGCGTATCTCGCCTATACGCTGTGGCGCCGCGAGCGAGGTATCGCGCTTGCCGCCGCGGTCGCGTCGTTTGCCACGATCCTAGCGCTCTTTGCCGCAGCGGCGGTCCCGTGGCCGCATCATGTTATGGCGCACGTCTATCCTGCCATCGATCCGCGGCTGGCGGAGGCCGGCTGGCGCGAATTCGTCCTAGGAAATTCGACAAACCGGCCGGCGATGTGGCTTCTGCGCTTGCCGACCTGGATTGGGCTTTTGATGCTCGTCGTACCGGCGGTGGCGCTGGCCGGACACAAACGGGTACCCCGCTCGGAGACGCAACTGCGGTTAACGGGGTTACGCGCGTGA
- a CDS encoding glycosyltransferase family 4 protein, with protein sequence MPPLRLAVDARVIAEDTRGIGRYARAVMRRLILCDDVELTLLAAGPFPGRSAAAYTMALGSDRFVVRSRVGRNLDAIWHPANGTFFTSKLPSIATIHDAVPFRYPNPDSKRRRHAQLPFLRSARTATRVIAVSRFGRSEVHSLLAIPLQSIEVIEHGVDSTFAPGDARPLPAPLHGRPFLLFVGDPLGEPRKNFALLYDAYRRAWPEGDGPSLAIAGPRAPALPGVVHAGNLADDLVAGSNDSLRACYRGAVALVLASYHETFGMPMLEAMACGTPVVASSASALPEIAGDAALFAPADDAQAWASALRRIIADALLRENLRSAGLRRARHFSWDESARRHLLLFREVAQR encoded by the coding sequence ATGCCGCCTCTGCGCTTGGCCGTCGACGCGCGCGTCATCGCCGAAGATACGCGCGGCATCGGCCGTTATGCGCGGGCGGTCATGCGACGTTTAATCCTTTGCGACGACGTCGAGCTGACGTTGCTCGCGGCGGGCCCATTTCCTGGTCGCAGCGCGGCCGCCTACACGATGGCACTGGGAAGCGATAGGTTTGTAGTGCGCAGTCGTGTGGGGCGCAACCTCGATGCGATCTGGCATCCCGCCAACGGTACGTTTTTTACCTCGAAACTCCCCAGCATCGCAACGATTCACGACGCGGTTCCCTTTCGCTATCCGAACCCGGATTCAAAGCGCCGACGTCACGCTCAGCTTCCGTTTCTTCGTTCGGCTCGCACGGCTACGCGGGTCATCGCGGTCTCACGCTTCGGCCGCAGCGAAGTCCATTCGTTGCTGGCGATCCCGCTACAAAGCATCGAGGTGATCGAACATGGCGTCGACTCCACGTTTGCGCCCGGCGATGCGCGACCGCTTCCGGCTCCCTTGCACGGGCGTCCGTTCTTACTCTTCGTCGGCGATCCGCTCGGGGAGCCGCGCAAAAATTTTGCCCTGCTCTACGATGCTTATCGGCGCGCATGGCCTGAGGGCGACGGGCCGTCGCTGGCGATTGCCGGTCCGCGCGCGCCTGCGCTGCCCGGCGTCGTCCATGCGGGAAACCTCGCCGACGACCTGGTCGCCGGGAGCAACGATTCCTTGCGCGCGTGCTACCGCGGCGCGGTCGCGCTCGTTCTCGCGTCGTATCACGAGACCTTCGGCATGCCGATGCTCGAAGCAATGGCCTGCGGAACGCCGGTCGTCGCCTCGAGCGCAAGCGCTCTGCCCGAGATTGCGGGTGATGCCGCCCTTTTCGCTCCGGCCGACGATGCCCAGGCTTGGGCGTCGGCGCTGCGGCGGATAATCGCCGACGCGCTACTGCGCGAGAATCTTCGATCCGCTGGGTTGCGCCGCGCACGGCATTTTAGCTGGGATGAGAGCGCGCGCCGGCATCTTCTGCTCTTTCGTGAGGTAGCCCAACGATGA
- a CDS encoding glycosyltransferase family 4 protein, protein MIRVGVDAWNLPGDRRGIGRYLREILRVWWENGRAEVTLIVPEWQTWTARARYRREVEGRPYAVVSRRFHSRRRLDALWFPFNGCSWTNFSLPATATLHDASNFVVPEYSPQTQRIFQVAAERCRALITDSLFAQDELARELHVERDRIVAIPLGVVSPRPPAPVALDVAALAPFVLYVGNAERRKGFDTLLAAMATVSEKRRDLALVVTTRLNGWHVPAGVRVVELGHVSDALLSALYRGCELLAFPSRYEGFGLPVLEAMSYGAAVVASNSSAIPEVGGDAVCYVPPGDDAQLAAAILRVAGDGAYARELRRRGPGRAATFTWEATASRTLAVIEATVG, encoded by the coding sequence ATGATCCGCGTCGGCGTAGACGCGTGGAATCTTCCCGGCGATCGACGCGGCATCGGCCGTTATCTGCGCGAAATCTTGCGCGTTTGGTGGGAGAACGGCCGCGCCGAGGTGACCCTTATCGTTCCGGAATGGCAGACGTGGACGGCGCGCGCTCGGTATCGGCGCGAAGTCGAGGGACGACCCTACGCGGTCGTTTCGCGTCGGTTTCATTCGCGAAGAAGACTCGATGCGCTTTGGTTTCCCTTTAACGGATGCAGTTGGACGAACTTTTCACTTCCCGCAACCGCAACGCTGCACGACGCGTCGAACTTCGTCGTCCCAGAATACTCGCCGCAGACCCAGCGCATTTTTCAAGTCGCGGCGGAGCGATGCCGCGCGCTGATCACCGATTCGCTGTTCGCGCAAGACGAGCTCGCGCGCGAGCTGCACGTTGAGCGCGACCGCATCGTGGCGATCCCGCTGGGTGTCGTCTCGCCGCGTCCGCCGGCACCGGTTGCACTCGACGTCGCCGCGCTTGCGCCTTTCGTGCTCTACGTGGGCAACGCGGAACGTCGCAAGGGATTCGACACGTTGCTTGCGGCGATGGCGACGGTCAGCGAAAAGCGGCGCGACCTTGCGTTGGTCGTGACGACACGCCTGAACGGCTGGCACGTTCCCGCCGGCGTCCGCGTCGTGGAGTTGGGACACGTCAGCGACGCGCTGCTGAGCGCGCTCTATCGCGGTTGTGAACTCTTGGCGTTTCCGTCACGCTACGAGGGCTTTGGCTTGCCGGTCCTCGAGGCGATGAGTTATGGGGCTGCGGTGGTCGCTTCGAATAGCTCGGCCATCCCTGAAGTGGGCGGCGATGCGGTTTGCTACGTGCCGCCGGGCGACGACGCGCAACTGGCGGCGGCAATCCTTCGGGTCGCCGGCGACGGCGCCTATGCCCGGGAGCTGCGTCGGCGCGGCCCGGGCCGCGCAGCAACCTTTACCTGGGAAGCAACGGCATCGCGTACGCTCGCGGTCATCGAGGCGACCGTTGGCTAA